One Bradyrhizobium sp. CCGB12 genomic window carries:
- a CDS encoding EamA family transporter, which yields MKPADILIAILVAIIWGLAFVASRIALDEFSPELMTAMRFTIAAVPCLFIPKPKVAWSLLIAISFTLFLGQFLSQAYGIAHGVPVGLTSVVVQSQALFTIGFAAIAFGERPTPAQTLGIVIAAVGLLMICGTVGYDFSVGAFAVLMIAPICFAVGNLLLRGARGAPMFDLFAWLCLTAAVPLFVLALVVDGPAPTFHSLIHMSLTGLICLLAIGAISTSIAYWLWGRLLRDYPAAQVVPFALLVPFVGSAASSVVFGERFGPLRLAGMLTVIGGIAVMVLVKRPQTLPKAA from the coding sequence ATGAAGCCGGCCGACATCCTCATCGCCATCCTAGTGGCGATCATCTGGGGGCTTGCCTTCGTGGCGAGCCGGATCGCGCTCGACGAGTTCTCGCCGGAATTGATGACGGCGATGCGCTTCACCATTGCCGCGGTGCCGTGCCTTTTCATTCCCAAGCCGAAGGTCGCCTGGTCGCTGCTGATCGCCATCAGCTTCACGTTGTTCCTCGGACAGTTCCTGAGCCAGGCCTACGGCATCGCCCATGGCGTGCCCGTGGGGCTGACCAGCGTCGTCGTGCAGAGTCAGGCACTGTTCACGATCGGCTTTGCCGCGATCGCATTCGGCGAGCGGCCAACACCGGCGCAGACGCTGGGCATTGTCATCGCGGCGGTCGGCCTTCTCATGATCTGCGGCACCGTCGGCTATGATTTCAGTGTCGGCGCCTTCGCGGTGCTGATGATCGCGCCGATCTGCTTTGCCGTCGGCAATCTCCTGCTGCGGGGCGCGCGGGGGGCGCCGATGTTCGACCTGTTCGCCTGGCTATGTCTCACTGCCGCGGTGCCTCTGTTCGTGCTGGCACTGGTCGTCGACGGGCCGGCGCCGACCTTTCACTCGCTGATCCACATGTCGCTGACCGGCCTGATCTGCCTCCTGGCGATCGGCGCCATCTCCACCAGCATCGCCTACTGGCTCTGGGGCCGGCTGCTCCGTGACTATCCGGCTGCGCAGGTGGTGCCGTTCGCGCTGTTGGTGCCGTTCGTGGGATCGGCCGCCTCCAGCGTCGTGTTCGGCGAGCGGTTTGGACCTTTGCGCCTCGCCGGCATGCTCACGGTGATCGGCGGTATCGCGGTGATGGTGCTCGTGAAGCGTCCTCAAACGCTACCGAAAGCCGCGTGA
- a CDS encoding ABC transporter permease, with product MSRVTLLALQVLVAIVCLALWQLLSTVPVFGKILLPPFFFSNPIDVFNQIVKWFASGVIWKHLGITLAESILAFVIGSLGGVLVGFWFARQPLVAAVFDPYVKMVNALPRVVLAPIFALWLGLGIWSKVALGVTLVFFIVFFNVYQGVKEVSRTVLDNGRMLGMSERQLMQHVYWPSALSWMFSSLHTSVGFAVVGAVVGEYLGSAAGLGYLIQQAEGIFDVAGVFAGMFVLSAFVILIDFGVTLVERRLLVWRPTASDGRG from the coding sequence ATGTCGCGCGTGACACTGCTTGCGCTGCAAGTCCTGGTCGCCATCGTCTGCCTCGCGCTCTGGCAGTTGCTGTCGACCGTGCCGGTGTTCGGCAAGATCCTGCTGCCGCCGTTCTTCTTCTCCAACCCGATCGACGTGTTCAACCAGATCGTGAAGTGGTTCGCCTCCGGCGTGATCTGGAAGCATCTCGGCATCACGCTGGCAGAATCGATCCTGGCTTTCGTGATCGGATCGCTCGGCGGCGTGCTGGTCGGCTTCTGGTTCGCGCGCCAGCCGCTCGTCGCAGCGGTGTTCGACCCCTACGTGAAGATGGTCAACGCGCTGCCGCGCGTCGTGCTGGCGCCGATCTTCGCGCTGTGGCTTGGGCTTGGCATCTGGTCCAAGGTCGCGCTCGGCGTCACGCTGGTGTTCTTCATCGTGTTCTTCAACGTCTATCAGGGCGTGAAGGAAGTCAGCCGCACCGTGCTCGACAATGGCCGCATGCTCGGCATGAGCGAGCGGCAATTGATGCAGCACGTCTATTGGCCATCGGCGCTGTCCTGGATGTTTTCCTCGCTGCACACCTCGGTGGGCTTCGCGGTGGTCGGCGCGGTGGTCGGCGAATATCTGGGATCGGCGGCAGGGCTCGGCTATCTGATCCAGCAGGCCGAGGGTATCTTCGACGTCGCCGGCGTGTTCGCCGGCATGTTCGTGTTGTCCGCCTTTGTCATCCTGATCGATTTCGGGGTGACGCTGGTGGAGCGCAGGTTGCTGGTGTGGCGGCCGACCGCGTCGGACGGACGCGGCTAG
- a CDS encoding ABC transporter ATP-binding protein has translation MTTPTAVALEDAKVAFRLGDGRVYTAVEKAHLAVAQGEFVAIVGPTGCGKSTLLNVAAGLLKPVAGSVRIFDQPLAGLNRDAGYLFQADALFPWKTALDNVAIGLEIKGTPRAEALPRAQKWLTSVGLGAFAGRYPHMLSGGQRKRVALAQVLIRDPKILLMDEPFGPLDAQTRQVMGNLLLDLWNADRKAVLFVTHDLEEAIALADRVVIMSAGPSSRIIGDWRVSLPRPRDIFEVRLDKEFHALHREIWSVLKDEVMKGYAQSTQAAEAI, from the coding sequence ATGACAACGCCCACGGCAGTGGCGCTGGAAGATGCCAAGGTCGCATTCCGCCTCGGGGACGGCCGGGTCTATACGGCGGTGGAGAAAGCCCATCTCGCGGTGGCGCAGGGCGAGTTCGTCGCCATTGTCGGTCCCACGGGGTGCGGGAAATCGACATTGCTTAACGTTGCCGCCGGGCTGCTGAAGCCCGTGGCCGGCAGCGTCAGGATATTCGACCAGCCGCTGGCGGGGCTGAACCGGGATGCCGGCTATTTGTTCCAGGCCGATGCGCTGTTCCCCTGGAAGACCGCGCTCGACAACGTCGCGATCGGGCTCGAGATCAAGGGCACGCCGCGCGCTGAAGCGCTGCCGCGGGCGCAGAAATGGCTGACCTCCGTCGGCCTCGGTGCCTTCGCAGGCCGCTATCCGCACATGCTCTCCGGCGGCCAGCGCAAGCGCGTGGCGCTGGCGCAGGTGCTGATCCGCGATCCCAAGATCCTGCTGATGGACGAGCCGTTCGGGCCCCTCGATGCCCAGACGCGCCAGGTCATGGGCAACCTGCTGCTCGACCTCTGGAACGCCGACCGCAAGGCCGTGCTGTTCGTGACCCATGATCTCGAAGAGGCGATCGCGCTCGCCGATCGTGTCGTGATCATGTCGGCGGGACCGTCCTCGCGCATCATCGGCGACTGGCGCGTGAGCTTGCCGCGTCCGCGCGATATCTTCGAGGTGCGGCTGGACAAGGAGTTCCATGCGCTGCATCGGGAGATCTGGAGCGTGCTCAAGGACGAGGTGATGAAGGGGTACGCGCAGTCGACCCAGGCGGCGGAGGCGATCTGA
- a CDS encoding LysE family translocator encodes MSQSLFYAFLAFMAVMYFTPGPNNIMLLSSGLTYGFRRTIPHIAGIVIGFAFMVAAVGLGLGAVFLAYPILQTILKYGGAIYLIYLAAAIAMSGPTKPGEGSARGPMTFWGAAMFQWINAKGWVIVIGTITAYAAIAQFPLNIAIQTLISLIIGTVSTVVWALFGTALRPVLTSERLVRAFNILMAVLLLASLYPVFMDA; translated from the coding sequence ATGTCCCAATCGCTGTTCTATGCCTTCCTCGCCTTCATGGCCGTGATGTATTTCACGCCCGGGCCGAACAACATCATGCTGCTGTCCTCGGGGTTGACCTACGGATTTCGCCGCACCATCCCGCACATCGCGGGCATCGTCATCGGCTTTGCCTTCATGGTCGCCGCCGTCGGCCTCGGTCTCGGCGCCGTGTTCCTGGCCTATCCGATCCTCCAGACCATCCTGAAATATGGCGGTGCGATCTACCTGATCTATCTTGCCGCTGCGATCGCCATGTCAGGCCCGACCAAGCCCGGTGAGGGGAGCGCCCGCGGCCCGATGACCTTCTGGGGCGCGGCGATGTTCCAGTGGATCAACGCCAAGGGCTGGGTGATCGTGATCGGCACCATCACCGCCTATGCGGCGATCGCCCAATTCCCTCTCAATATCGCGATCCAGACCCTGATCAGCCTGATCATCGGCACCGTCTCGACCGTGGTCTGGGCCCTGTTCGGCACTGCGCTGCGCCCGGTCCTGACCTCCGAGCGGCTGGTCCGCGCCTTCAACATCCTGATGGCGGTCCTGCTACTCGCTTCCCTCTACCCCGTCTTCATGGATGCATGA
- a CDS encoding glycine betaine ABC transporter substrate-binding protein gives MSFFSDPRWSEALSHLPDYLGNHVRVSLAALALGLVTSLPLAILTRNRPAPRSILLALASIVQTVPGLALLALFYPLLLLAASLALAWFGFSFSAFGFLPAMLALALYSMLPVLRNGITGLNGIDPALHEAAKGVGMTARQSLVMVELPLALPVMMAGIRTAAVWVIGTATLSTPIGQTSLGNYIFAGLQTQNWVFVLFGCVASALLALAVDQLLGLIENGLRHRSRLRTALGGVGIAALVAATLVPTMGRSTQGYIVGAKTFAEQYVLSALLRDRLQAAGLSATARSGLGSSVIFEALKAGDIDLYVDYSGTLWANQLHRTDIKPRKELIAELKTALAKDKITLLGELGFENAYALVIPKKRAEALGIRTIADLAAHAPTLSIAGDYEFFSRPEWAALQKAYGLQFRAQRQMQPDFMYAAVASGEVDVIAGYTSDGLIAKYDLVALDDIRHAIPPYDAILLLAPKRADDERLQAALKPLLDKIDIAAMREANLRASGNDANSSPDAVAKWLWGKVGGQ, from the coding sequence ATGAGCTTCTTCTCCGACCCGCGCTGGAGCGAAGCGTTGTCGCACTTGCCCGATTATCTCGGCAATCATGTGCGGGTGAGCCTTGCCGCGCTCGCGCTTGGCCTTGTAACCAGTCTTCCGCTGGCCATCCTCACACGCAACCGCCCGGCGCCGCGGAGCATCCTGCTTGCGCTTGCCAGCATCGTGCAGACGGTCCCCGGACTTGCGCTGCTTGCGCTGTTCTATCCGCTGCTGCTGCTGGCAGCCTCCCTGGCGCTCGCCTGGTTCGGCTTTTCCTTCTCCGCCTTCGGCTTCCTGCCGGCCATGCTGGCGCTGGCGCTCTATTCGATGCTGCCGGTGCTGCGCAACGGCATCACCGGCCTCAACGGCATCGATCCGGCGTTGCACGAAGCCGCCAAAGGCGTCGGCATGACCGCACGGCAGTCGCTGGTGATGGTCGAGCTGCCGCTGGCGCTGCCGGTGATGATGGCGGGCATCCGCACCGCCGCCGTGTGGGTGATCGGCACGGCGACGCTGTCGACACCGATCGGGCAGACCAGCCTCGGCAATTACATCTTTGCGGGGCTTCAGACCCAGAACTGGGTGTTCGTCCTGTTCGGCTGCGTCGCTTCGGCCCTGCTCGCGCTCGCCGTCGATCAACTGCTGGGCCTGATCGAGAACGGACTGCGTCATCGCAGCCGTCTGCGCACAGCGCTCGGCGGCGTCGGGATCGCGGCCCTCGTCGCGGCAACGCTGGTGCCGACGATGGGGCGCTCGACGCAGGGCTATATCGTCGGCGCCAAGACCTTCGCCGAGCAATATGTGCTGTCGGCCCTGCTCAGGGATCGCCTCCAGGCCGCCGGTCTGTCCGCCACCGCACGATCGGGCCTCGGCTCCAGCGTGATCTTCGAGGCGTTGAAGGCCGGCGACATCGATCTCTATGTCGACTATTCCGGCACGCTCTGGGCCAACCAGCTGCATCGCACCGACATCAAGCCGCGCAAGGAGCTGATCGCCGAGCTCAAGACTGCGCTCGCCAAGGACAAGATCACGCTGCTCGGCGAGCTCGGTTTCGAAAACGCCTATGCGCTGGTGATCCCGAAGAAACGCGCCGAGGCGCTTGGCATCCGCACCATCGCCGATCTCGCCGCGCATGCGCCAACCCTGTCGATCGCCGGCGACTACGAGTTTTTCTCCCGGCCGGAATGGGCGGCGCTGCAAAAGGCCTACGGCCTTCAATTCCGCGCGCAGCGCCAGATGCAGCCGGACTTCATGTATGCGGCGGTCGCCAGCGGCGAGGTCGACGTCATCGCCGGCTACACCAGCGACGGCCTGATCGCGAAATACGATCTCGTCGCGCTCGACGATATCAGGCACGCGATCCCGCCCTACGACGCGATCCTGCTGCTCGCGCCCAAGCGCGCCGACGACGAGCGATTGCAGGCTGCGCTCAAGCCACTGCTCGACAAGATCGACATCGCCGCCATGCGCGAGGCCAATTTGCGCGCCAGCGGCAACGATGCGAACTCGTCGCCCGACGCGGTGGCGAAATGGCTGTGGGGGAAGGTGGGCGGGCAGTAG
- a CDS encoding cupin domain-containing protein yields MNRLATGLSIAAAFAAGCGATHLLRPALAAENITAQIIHTGEMEGDALGPANAVGYRSKMFASADGATISIQVGNVPKHMHPNTNEIQYILDGTGTIWLGDKEVTVKPGDLVIIPKGTPHGGTKPISGQVKAIAIKTPPQAPDDTKLLD; encoded by the coding sequence ATGAACCGCCTTGCTACCGGGCTGTCGATCGCCGCCGCCTTTGCCGCCGGATGCGGCGCAACCCACCTACTCCGACCGGCGCTCGCCGCCGAAAACATCACCGCGCAGATCATCCACACCGGCGAGATGGAGGGCGATGCGCTCGGGCCCGCCAACGCCGTCGGCTACCGCTCCAAGATGTTCGCGAGTGCGGACGGTGCCACCATCTCGATCCAGGTCGGCAACGTGCCCAAGCACATGCATCCCAACACCAACGAGATCCAGTACATCCTGGACGGCACCGGGACGATTTGGCTCGGCGACAAGGAGGTGACGGTCAAGCCCGGCGACCTCGTGATCATCCCGAAGGGCACGCCGCATGGCGGCACCAAGCCGATCAGCGGCCAGGTCAAGGCGATCGCGATCAAGACCCCGCCGCAGGCACCCGACGACACCAAGCTGCTGGATTGA
- a CDS encoding class I SAM-dependent methyltransferase, protein MLARDWYYNERNRMGIEPAVASIYDSHDDADLRARAALKMLGVQRGWRIADIGCGNGVLATEGSLMGAEVDAIDISPAMLALAEIYARDRKAPVRTQSAGLLSFSYQPESYDLIVSEFTLHHLPDFWKAVAMSRIYRALKPGASFYLRDIVYALMPDAIERDVEQWADFQIKNHDFSRDGVVTHMRDEYSTFGWVMERMLTDVGFTLVSADYHAPMHGTYLLRKPKAGEQG, encoded by the coding sequence ATGCTGGCGCGCGACTGGTACTATAACGAGCGGAACCGGATGGGGATCGAGCCCGCAGTGGCGTCGATCTACGACAGCCATGACGATGCCGATCTGAGGGCGCGCGCCGCGCTGAAAATGCTCGGGGTCCAGCGCGGCTGGCGCATCGCCGACATCGGCTGCGGCAACGGCGTCCTAGCGACCGAAGGCTCCCTGATGGGCGCCGAGGTCGATGCCATCGACATCTCGCCGGCGATGCTGGCGCTCGCCGAGATCTATGCGCGTGACCGCAAGGCGCCGGTCCGCACCCAATCGGCCGGCCTGCTCAGCTTCTCCTACCAGCCGGAGTCCTACGATTTGATCGTCAGCGAGTTCACGCTGCATCACCTGCCGGACTTCTGGAAGGCGGTTGCGATGTCGCGGATCTATCGCGCGCTGAAGCCGGGCGCGAGCTTCTACCTGCGCGACATCGTCTACGCATTGATGCCAGACGCCATCGAGCGCGACGTCGAGCAATGGGCCGATTTTCAGATCAAGAACCACGACTTTTCGCGCGACGGCGTCGTCACGCACATGCGCGACGAATATTCCACCTTCGGCTGGGTGATGGAGCGGATGCTGACCGACGTCGGCTTCACGCTGGTCTCGGCCGATTACCACGCCCCCATGCACGGCACTTATCTGCTGCGGAAACCGAAAGCCGGCGAGCAAGGCTAA
- a CDS encoding sulfatase-like hydrolase/transferase: MASAPNPGPSATTAVLASVAALGIWRLLAVAAPHFAALALMYETETDFGSRLSFALAWGILNFFWITLLRRPALSGALSLTMVVVLVLLSQLKHDVVQMTVNFIDLMMIDRDTVAFLFTIFPNLRWSVILAGLVTLPLMYALWWLDPFRIRRLPAFACKLACLATLVCYSLYHPDEAWRGYYDDGYLSKFFRSGVTAVSDFVQYGFMESAAATNERLNVPLVDACHPARRRPNIIMIHDESSFDIRAAQGVKVPPRYGDHFKSWDGKQRAFLAESNGGPSWFTEYNVLAGLSSRSFGRFSYFVTRIASNRVERGLPLALRRCGYDTMSLYPAYGGFMGARSFQMTTGIERFLDSKDLGAKDVEPDSFFYDKALQLMGQQPPNKPLFTFIYLGANHFPWETRFRPDLLPNWRAPGNAPSIDEYLRRQTMSAEQYKAFVAGLKKTFPGEPFLIVRYGDHQPEFAPHLLEPGLDEGDLGKKLDAYDPRLYATYYAIDAINFEPVKSDAVMDTIDGPYLPLVIQEAAGIPLDPSFAEQKEIMLRCKGIFYGCKDGAEARRLNRLLINAGMIRGL, encoded by the coding sequence ATGGCGTCCGCGCCCAATCCAGGTCCCTCTGCCACGACTGCCGTGCTGGCGAGCGTCGCCGCGCTCGGCATCTGGCGGCTGCTCGCGGTCGCAGCGCCACATTTTGCCGCGCTCGCGCTGATGTACGAGACCGAGACCGATTTCGGCTCGCGCCTGTCCTTCGCGCTGGCCTGGGGCATCCTCAATTTCTTCTGGATCACGCTGCTGCGCCGGCCGGCGCTGTCGGGCGCGCTGTCGCTGACCATGGTCGTCGTGCTGGTGCTGCTGTCGCAGCTCAAGCACGACGTCGTGCAGATGACGGTGAACTTCATCGACCTGATGATGATCGACCGCGACACCGTCGCATTCCTGTTCACGATCTTCCCGAACTTGCGCTGGTCGGTGATCCTGGCCGGCCTCGTCACGCTGCCGCTGATGTATGCGCTGTGGTGGCTCGACCCGTTCCGCATCCGCCGTCTGCCGGCGTTCGCCTGCAAGCTCGCCTGTCTCGCCACGCTGGTCTGCTATTCGCTCTATCATCCCGACGAGGCCTGGCGCGGCTATTACGACGACGGCTATCTCTCGAAATTCTTCCGCTCCGGCGTGACCGCGGTCTCCGACTTCGTGCAATACGGTTTCATGGAATCGGCCGCGGCGACCAACGAGCGGCTGAACGTGCCACTGGTCGATGCCTGCCACCCCGCGCGCCGCCGGCCGAACATCATCATGATCCATGATGAATCGAGCTTCGACATCCGCGCCGCGCAGGGCGTCAAGGTGCCGCCGCGTTATGGCGATCACTTCAAGTCGTGGGACGGCAAGCAGCGCGCATTCCTGGCCGAGAGCAATGGCGGGCCGAGCTGGTTCACCGAATACAACGTGCTTGCCGGGCTCTCCTCGCGCTCGTTCGGCCGCTTCTCCTATTTCGTGACGCGCATCGCCTCGAACCGCGTCGAACGCGGCCTGCCGTTGGCGCTGCGCCGTTGCGGCTACGACACTATGTCGCTCTATCCCGCCTATGGCGGCTTCATGGGCGCGCGGAGCTTCCAGATGACGACCGGCATCGAGCGCTTCCTCGACTCGAAGGATCTCGGCGCCAAGGACGTCGAGCCGGACTCCTTCTTCTACGACAAGGCGCTTCAGCTGATGGGCCAGCAGCCGCCCAATAAGCCGCTGTTCACCTTCATCTATCTCGGTGCCAATCATTTCCCCTGGGAGACGCGCTTCCGTCCCGATCTCCTGCCGAACTGGCGCGCGCCGGGCAACGCGCCGTCGATCGACGAATATCTGCGCCGGCAGACGATGAGCGCCGAGCAGTACAAGGCGTTCGTCGCGGGCCTGAAGAAGACTTTTCCGGGTGAGCCCTTCCTGATCGTGCGCTACGGCGATCATCAGCCGGAGTTCGCGCCGCATCTGCTCGAGCCCGGGCTCGACGAAGGCGATCTCGGCAAGAAGCTCGACGCTTACGACCCACGTCTCTACGCGACTTATTATGCGATCGACGCCATCAATTTCGAGCCGGTGAAGAGTGACGCCGTGATGGACACGATCGACGGCCCCTACCTGCCGCTGGTGATCCAGGAGGCCGCCGGCATCCCGCTCGATCCGTCCTTCGCCGAGCAGAAAGAAATCATGCTCCGCTGCAAGGGCATCTTCTACGGCTGCAAGGACGGCGCCGAGGCGCGGCGGTTGAACCGGCTGCTGATCAATGCTGGGATGATCCGCGGGCTGTAG
- a CDS encoding SDR family oxidoreductase, with the protein MRSVVVTGASTGIGWAAAKFLIGRGHRVFGSVRKQADAERLRSEFGANFTPLLFDVTDEAAVLAAARQVREALGGETLAGLVNNAGIAVAGPVLELSADGFRRQMDVNVIGPVIATQAFGPLLGADPSLKGPKGRIVMISSVAGKNGNPLSAPYCTSKHAIEGLSESLRRELMLFGIDVIIVAPGAVKTPIWSKAEEIDLSVYQNSPYLPALNKAMAFMMDLGAKGLPAERIAEIVFEALTAASPKVRYQITPDPMRHLIGALLPKRTLDRIIAKRLGLLPQ; encoded by the coding sequence ATGCGCTCTGTTGTCGTCACCGGCGCGTCCACTGGCATCGGCTGGGCCGCTGCGAAATTTCTGATCGGGCGCGGCCATCGCGTGTTCGGCAGTGTCCGCAAGCAGGCCGACGCTGAGCGGCTCAGGAGCGAGTTCGGCGCCAATTTCACGCCACTGTTGTTCGACGTCACCGACGAGGCCGCCGTGTTGGCCGCGGCGCGCCAAGTCCGCGAGGCGCTGGGCGGCGAGACGCTGGCCGGTCTCGTGAACAATGCCGGGATCGCGGTCGCCGGTCCCGTCCTCGAACTATCGGCCGACGGTTTCCGCCGCCAGATGGACGTCAACGTCATCGGCCCGGTCATCGCGACGCAGGCGTTCGGGCCGCTGCTTGGCGCAGACCCGTCGCTGAAGGGGCCGAAGGGGCGGATCGTGATGATCAGCTCGGTCGCGGGCAAGAACGGCAATCCGCTGTCGGCGCCCTATTGCACCTCCAAGCACGCCATCGAGGGCCTGTCGGAGAGCCTGCGTCGCGAGCTGATGCTGTTCGGCATCGACGTCATCATCGTCGCGCCCGGCGCGGTCAAGACGCCGATCTGGAGCAAGGCCGAAGAGATCGATCTCTCAGTCTACCAGAACTCGCCCTATCTGCCGGCGTTGAACAAGGCCATGGCGTTCATGATGGATCTCGGCGCGAAGGGGCTGCCGGCCGAGCGCATCGCCGAGATCGTGTTCGAGGCGCTGACGGCGGCAAGCCCCAAGGTGCGTTACCAGATCACGCCGGATCCGATGCGTCATCTGATCGGAGCCTTGCTGCCGAAACGGACGCTCGACCGCATCATCGCCAAGCGGCTTGGCCTGCTGCCGCAGTAA
- the ilvC gene encoding ketol-acid reductoisomerase: MRVYYDRDADLNLIKGKKVAIVGYGSQGHAHALNLKDSGVKEVAIALRKDSGSVKKAEAAGFKVMEVAEAAKWADLVMMLTPDELQGDIYREHLHDNMKKGAALVFAHGLNVHFNLLDPRADLDVLMIAPKGPGHTVRSEYQRGGGVPCLIAIAKDVSGNAHDLGLSYASAVGGGRAGIIETTFKEECETDLFGEQVVLCGGLVELIKGGYETLVEAGYAPEMAYFECLHEVKLIVDLIYEGGIANMNYSISNTAEYGEYVTGPRIITDETKKEMRKVLADIQGGKFARDWMLENKVNQTSFKATRAKLAAHPIEEVGAKLRDMMPWIKKGALVDKSKN, translated from the coding sequence ATGCGTGTTTATTACGATCGCGACGCCGACCTGAACCTGATCAAGGGCAAGAAGGTGGCCATCGTCGGCTATGGCAGCCAGGGCCATGCCCATGCGCTCAACCTGAAGGACTCCGGCGTCAAGGAGGTGGCGATTGCGCTGCGCAAGGACTCTGGCTCGGTGAAGAAGGCGGAAGCCGCCGGCTTCAAGGTGATGGAAGTCGCCGAAGCCGCCAAATGGGCCGACCTCGTCATGATGCTGACCCCGGACGAACTCCAGGGCGACATCTACCGCGAGCACCTGCACGACAACATGAAGAAGGGCGCCGCCCTCGTGTTCGCGCACGGCCTCAACGTCCACTTCAACCTGCTCGACCCGCGCGCCGACCTCGACGTGCTCATGATCGCGCCGAAGGGCCCCGGCCACACCGTGCGCTCGGAATATCAGCGCGGCGGCGGCGTGCCCTGCCTGATCGCGATCGCCAAGGACGTCTCGGGCAACGCCCATGACCTCGGCCTGTCCTACGCTTCGGCTGTCGGCGGTGGCCGCGCCGGCATCATCGAAACGACCTTCAAGGAAGAATGCGAGACCGACCTGTTCGGCGAGCAGGTGGTCCTCTGCGGCGGCCTGGTCGAACTGATCAAGGGCGGTTACGAGACCCTGGTCGAGGCCGGCTACGCCCCGGAGATGGCCTATTTCGAGTGCCTGCACGAAGTGAAGCTGATCGTCGACCTGATCTATGAAGGCGGCATCGCCAACATGAACTACTCGATCTCCAACACCGCCGAGTATGGCGAGTACGTCACCGGCCCGCGCATCATCACCGACGAGACCAAGAAGGAGATGCGCAAGGTTCTCGCCGACATCCAGGGCGGCAAGTTCGCCCGCGACTGGATGCTCGAGAACAAGGTCAACCAGACCTCGTTCAAGGCCACCCGCGCCAAGCTCGCCGCACATCCGATCGAGGAAGTCGGCGCGAAGCTGCGCGACATGATGCCCTGGATCAAGAAGGGCGCGCTGGTCGACAAGTCGAAGAACTAA
- a CDS encoding ABC transporter ATP-binding protein, translating to MPAKLAISYQHVTKSFGPLKAVDDLSLDVAEGELVAIVGGSGSGKTTLLRLANRLIEAESGTITVEGEDVRDIDPVALRRRIGYVFQAGGLFPHLSVADNIGITPKLLGAPAADIASRVDELLELVQLDRTAHRDRLPEALSGGQRQRVGVARALAAKPRIVLMDEPFGALDPLTRDALGEDFRDLHRKLGLTTVMITHDVTEAILLADRIAVMRDGKLLAQGTPAELSKSSDAYVLELLRTPRRQVERLNALLPTSGAA from the coding sequence ATGCCCGCCAAGTTGGCGATCAGCTACCAACACGTCACCAAGAGCTTCGGTCCGCTCAAGGCCGTCGACGATTTGTCGCTCGACGTCGCCGAAGGCGAGCTCGTGGCGATCGTCGGCGGGTCGGGCTCCGGCAAGACGACGCTGCTGCGGCTCGCCAACCGGCTGATCGAGGCGGAGAGCGGCACGATCACGGTGGAGGGTGAGGACGTACGAGACATCGACCCGGTCGCGCTGCGGCGGCGCATCGGCTACGTGTTCCAGGCCGGCGGACTGTTTCCGCATTTGAGCGTTGCCGACAATATCGGCATCACGCCAAAGCTGCTGGGCGCGCCGGCAGCGGACATCGCGAGCCGCGTCGACGAGCTACTGGAGCTCGTGCAGCTCGACCGGACCGCGCATCGCGACCGGCTGCCGGAGGCGCTCTCCGGCGGCCAGCGCCAGCGCGTCGGCGTGGCGCGGGCGCTCGCGGCCAAGCCGCGCATCGTGCTGATGGACGAGCCGTTCGGTGCGCTCGATCCCCTCACCCGCGATGCGCTCGGCGAGGATTTTCGCGACCTGCACCGCAAGCTCGGCCTGACCACCGTGATGATCACGCATGACGTGACGGAGGCGATCCTGCTCGCCGACCGTATTGCGGTGATGCGCGATGGAAAACTACTGGCACAGGGCACGCCTGCGGAGCTGTCGAAGAGCAGCGACGCCTATGTGCTGGAGCTGTTGCGCACGCCCAGGCGTCAGGTCGAACGGTTGAACGCGCTGCTGCCGACGAGCGGTGCGGCATGA